The nucleotide window CGGTCGGTTCTTTCGTCGTGAGCTTCTGAAGCCACAGCCCCGGTGCGATCGCCCAGCGCATGAAGCTCGATTCGTTGCGGCCTGCATAACGAATGATCTCGTATGCCACACCTGCCACGACAGGCATCAGGATAACGCGCGACAAGATGCGCTCTACGAGATCCGGCCAGCCCAAGAATGCGAACATAACGATACTGACGACCATGACGACTAAGAGAAACGCCGTTCCGCAGCGCGGATGAAGCGTCGTGAACGGACGCACGTTCTCGACCGTCAAGTCAAGACCCGCTTCGTAGGCGTGTATCGTCTTATGCTCCGCACCGTGATACATGAATACGCGCTGAATATCTTTCATGCGCGATATTGCGTAGATATACAGAATAAAAATTACAAGGCGCAGGACACCTTCCGCCAGATTGAGTGCGATCGGGTCGGCGATGACACTGTGCATAAATTTTGCGGCATATGTCGGAATGATGATAAAAAGGACGATCGCCATACCGAGCGAGAGAAGCATCGTAATTGCCATCTCCTTGTCGGTCATCTTGTCCTCTTCACTCTCACCTGCCGCCTGTGCCGAAAACGACAACGCTTTCAGCCCGTATACGAGCGATTCTACGAGGGATACGACGCCTCGCAGCATCGGTTTTTTCATGATCGGATACCGATCGCCGATCGAACGGATCGGTTCTTTTTGTACGACGATGTTGCCCGAAGGCTCGCGCACCGCCGTTGC belongs to Selenomonadales bacterium and includes:
- a CDS encoding DUF1385 domain-containing protein, with the protein product MSQKVYVGGQAVIEGVMMRGPHEIATAVREPSGNIVVQKEPIRSIGDRYPIMKKPMLRGVVSLVESLVYGLKALSFSAQAAGESEEDKMTDKEMAITMLLSLGMAIVLFIIIPTYAAKFMHSVIADPIALNLAEGVLRLVIFILYIYAISRMKDIQRVFMYHGAEHKTIHAYEAGLDLTVENVRPFTTLHPRCGTAFLLVVMVVSIVMFAFLGWPDLVERILSRVILMPVVAGVAYEIIRYAGRNESSFMRWAIAPGLWLQKLTTKEPTDDQIEVAIRALNEVRPDRENVKEA